The nucleotide sequence CATGGCCTGGATCAATCACCACAACATTTGCACCTCGAGGCGTGGGCAAGGGCTGATCTGGATCAAAAGGGCGCGGGGCAGGAACGCTAACTTGGGATGGGGATGTGGCAGTGGGCGGGGCCTGGCCTGGACGTTGCAGTTGGATCACAATGGAATCCCCGGTGGTTCGGGTTACTCCTAAAACCTTGACATCGGCAGAGGGGGTCAGTAATACGGAAATTGTGCTCTCATTATCTTGGCGAATTTGTAAATTAGCAGGACTACCCTCACCAGTCCGAGGTGGGCGAATATCCCCCAAACGAGCATCCCGAAAGCGAATTCGATAGGCACTACCTTCCCAGCCAACCGTATAAAATAACGTCCGATCACCCTGAATAAAGAGTTCCTGCCCACCTAAATCTACTCGTTGGATGGTGGTTAGAGGACGACCAGGGGGCGCAGGGCGGGGAATGGTTTGGGCATTGGCAGGGGGAATGGCGTTGATGGCAATGCTTCCACCGGACGTGGGCGGGGGATTTTCTGGGGCAGGTGCGGGGAGTGGATTGGTAGCAATGTTACTAGGAACAACTAAAAACCCGCCGGTAGCACTGGAGCCAATTTGCCAATCGGGACTATTAGGTTCCACTTGGAGCGTCAGCCGGACTGAGGGAGGATTACGCTGCTGCTGGCCAAAGCGTGCCCGTACCCGCCCAATTCCAAATCGCTCAAACCGGACTTCCCGGTTATTAAAGCCATTACCAAAGCGAATATTAGTCAGGTCAATATCAATCCGGCGGCGGTCGCGACTGCGCTCAATCTTTGTAACGGTGGGAAGCTTCCCGTTTGTCGCAACAAAAAATCCTGTACTTGTGCTTTGAATCGCCGTAATTTCCGTAGGTTGCTCTCGGGTGGCTACAGGTTGGTTCGGGGCAGGGTTGGGGGGTGTGGGTAAACCAGGGGCAGGATTTGTGGCTGACATTAGGGTCGGCTCCGGAATCTGCACTAGCCAGTTTTGGGCCGTTAGACCGCGAAACTTGACATCATTGGGATTTAGGGTGTAGCCGGGAGCTAATTCAACGACAATGCGTGTGGTTTGGGGGTCAAATTGGGCCACTCGCACCTGCCGAATCGCGCCAGCCCCTGATTGATTAATTTGAGGGCGGCCGAGAACTACCCCTGGCAAATCTATCACCAGACGCGTGGGGTCAAAAACCAATTGGGCCTGGGGTTGGACAGGCGCATCAGTGCGAATTTCCAGTTGATTAGTACCGGAATTAAACCGCCAAGATTGTAATCGGCCGGCTTGGGCAGGTAATCCTAGCAAGAGAACTCCTAATATCCCTAGGAGCCAACTTTTAGGAAGCTGAGATTGCCACCGATGTACCATGCTGCTGCTCCAACCGGATGAATCAGTCATGTTCTTGGGCCTCAGTGCCATCCTCGTGGCCAGGCCGATGCCCAAAGACAAGCTTGGGTAGCTTACTCCAGTCTGGGCTATTTCGTAAACTGGCACATACCCTAGGATTAAACTGCGCTCGAACCCGGCCTGGGATGCAAAAGTTAGCCAGCTTGTCGGCTAGGGCAAGACTAGCGGACTGGCTGCTCTTTAACCTCCAGACGAAAATCAGCACCGATCAGGTTCCCCCTTGCCTCTACCAAATCCTATGGCTCGAATTGGCCCGAAACTCTGCCGATGCCAAGGGGTCACTCCTAACCGCTGGAGGGCCTGCTGATGTTCGCGAGTGCCATAGCCTTTGTTCCTTTCCCAACCATATTCTGGATAGCGATGCCCCAAATGGGATAACCACTGATCTCGAGAGACTTTGGCCAGGATAGCGGCACAGGCGATACTGTAACACTGGGTATCTCCTCGAACGATGGCTTGCCAGGCCCCACCCAAATTAGTTTTTGCCGATAACGTCCCATCTACTAAGGCGTAATCCCAGGGGGTTACCTGCTCTAATGCTCGCTGCATGGCTAAATAGGTTGCTTGTTGGATATTGAGCCAATCAATTTCTGTCACCGTTGCCAGCCCCAGGCCCCAGCGCAGACATTGGCTCATAATTTGGGGCGCAAGAGCTTGACGCTGCCGGGCATTGAGGGTTTTGGAATCCCGGACAAGGGGAATTTGATCTGCCTGAGCCAGACCTGGAGGGAGCACCACCGCCGCCGCCACTACCGGCCCGGCCCAACACCCTCGCCCTACTTCATCAACACCAGCAACCCGCGAGAGTCCCTGCTGCCAGAGCCGTGATTCCTGTTCTAACGTTGGCGTAATTGGCACGGATTAGAGTCAGACCCCGATCTTCAGAGTCTCCTAGAGTTAAGTTTTAGATTTTGACCAGGCCTGCAGTTAACGGCGCCCACCCAACTCATCCATATCGAGGAACGTAGAGCGATTTTGATCAATGAACGTGGCTCGATCTAAGTTCATGTTATTGGGAGAAGTTGTTGATTTAACGGCTGTACCGTCAGAACCTGCTTTGGGATGGCGAGAAGTCCGCTCGGGCACTACAACTTTTTCCATGATGAATTCAATAGTGCCAGGCTTAAGCCAACCGCGGGCCACCAAAATATCCCCAAGGCGCGAACCTGTTGCTCGTTGATCTGCTAATGCCACTTCAATTTGGGCCGGCGTGACTAGTTCCGCGTCAACTAAATAATTACCGAGCCGCTTCGTAAAACTTTCATCCCCAGGCCGAGGCATAAAAGGGCGAGTCACAGATTGGGGTGGGGTTGTGAGCCGAGGTGGCAGGGTTGGCTTATGGCGGGGAACTGAAGATAGTTCACTCTCAGATTGGCGCAGAGCAATGATTGCGTCTTTTAATTTAACGAGGCTCTTCGTGGCCTGCTGAAGTTGCCCCCGTTCTGCTGCCTGCTCTAACAACCGGGCTTGAACACCGATCAATGTCTGGTTCCCAGTGTTCGCCAAGACTTGTAACGTCCGAGCATATCCAGCTAAACCCAGAAAGTCATGCCCGGCCAAGGCTTCGCGAGCTTGATTAAAGGATGTTGTCAATTGCTTGAGTAGAGACTTGGCGAGTTGCTCATCCGGGGCAGGGTGGGGCATAGGATTAAATAGAAATTAGGATATGTACAAAAAATTTAAGTCTTTAAATTTAAATGTATTGATGACAGGATGGATTGTCTAATAGACCTCAAAACCATGATTTTGGAGAGTTGCCGCTATTGTGGGGCTAACATCCTCGAAGTCTTTAGACCTAGTCTCATTTTAAGCATAATCTTTGAGATGGGCAGGTTTAGGGACAATAAACTTCAACACTACTTCAGCAAAACGTTACAAAAGCTGCCACTGCGCTAAACCCAGATGAATTTTAATGACTTAAATTTTAGAGTTAGTATTTCTTGCTTAGGTAGTTTTCTTCGGTAAGGCTACACAGACGGCGTTAACTGATTAAATATCCTAAAAATCATAGTTAGAAAAAGCTCGCCTTGGATTGCCTTAAAACTGCGAGGTGATAATTTTGAGCTTCTAAAACCCCACCACTTCAGGTTTAACGGAGTTGACCACTGAGAGAACGCTCCACGAATGGACTCTCATCGTAAATCGTGAGTTCCTTGGGCTTACAGCGCTTGACCTCACAGACAATCCCTATGGCATTTTCTTGTTGCAAGTCCTCAATGTAACCCACTTTTTCGGACTCTGCTTCTGCTGGACTCAAAAATGGGCCAAAGTAATAGGTGCAGCGGGGGGATTCTGTCTTAATCTCAATCCACCAGGCCAGGCCCAGATCATTGACGAGTCCCGCCAACCACTGACTGAATCCTGATTGCGCTGTTTCATAATCCTTCACCGGCACAACCTCCTAAACCACCACCAACTCGTTACGTCTCTGCATTGTGTATAACTGATCCCCCTGCAGATGTGTGGACTCGAAGTTCCAAATTGCGAATTGTTACATACCTTAACATTTTGTTGTAATAAGTAACATCTCTTTCCGGTATCAGGCTAAATCAAGGCGTGGGGGGTATTCCCAGGTCGATCACCGTGCGGGTTTTCGGGCGTTGGCGAAACACTTCATAGAGGGCAACTCCAGCCGCCACAGAGGCATTCAGGCTTTCTGTCTCACCCAATAAAGGGATTGAGACCAACTGATCACAATGCTTTTGGGCCTGGAGACTGAGACCATTTTCCTCTGCACCAATGACTAAGACTACGGGGCCGGTCAATTTTGTTTCCACAAGGGGCTGAGACCCATTTACCGCCAGGCCATAGAGCCAGAAACCAGCCTCTTTCAGGGTTTCTAGGGCTTGATTCATGTTCACAACCCGAGCTACAGCAAAATGATCTAAGGCTCCGGCAGCAACTTTGGCCACGGCTGGGGTAATCCCAACGGCCCGGCGCTGGGGGATGATCATCCCTTGGGCCCCAAAGGCCTCGGCACTGCGAATAATCGCCCCTAAATTCTGGGGATCATTCAGACCCTCGGCGGCAATTAAGACGGGCTGATGGGTCTTGGCCTGGGCCTGGGCAATCAAATCCGCCAATTCCAAATAGCTATAGGCCGCCACCTGTGCTGCGACCCCTTGATGTCGCCCCTGATCCGTCAGGTAGTCCAAACGAGGGGGCAAGACAACATCAATCACCGCTCCATTAGTTTTGGCTTTTTCCAACAGTGTTAAAAAGCGGGGATCGTGACGGAGTGGGGCTGTAATCCAAATCCGGTTAAACCGCCGTTCTCCGGCCAAGGCCGTTAACACCGCATGACGACCATAAATAAGATCAGTTTCAGCATCGGTTCCAAAAGCTGGGTTGCCAGGGGTTTCATCTGCTGCCAGATCATGGGGTAGTGCCGGTACGAGTCCCGAAGGCGTAGCAGAGCCCATAACCTTAGGTTCAAGATCAGCACTTTCACGACCCCAGGCCCCGTTTAACTGGAAAGACTCATCCTCTCTGGAGGGATAAGCCTGCTTCAGGCGGGGTGGGGTTGGGGCAGAACGGGGGGGATGATCCCGAAAGTGGGCGGGACGCGGGCCATCTTGTCGGTAACGGGGGCGATCTTCATACCGATCACCTCTTTCATGTCGATTGTCTGGACGATGACTTGGACGGTCTTGAGACTCGGAACGGCCATAACTGCGCTCAGGGCGGGGGCGGTCTTGATACCGTTCGCTAGAATACCGAGTGTCTCCATCAGAGTGACGATCCTGATACCGAGGTTTTTCCCTGGGTTCATAACCAGAACTACGCTCTCGATCTCCTCGATCTCGGTTAAAGTTACCCCCAGGCCTGGGGCTAGGTCGTCTGGAACCATAGCTGGCATCTCCATCGGCCGGCCGGCGGGGGCGCGTGAAATCCCGTTGAGCATCCGCTCGGTTTGGCCGATCTCTGTTGTTAAATTCCCCATTATCCCGCTGCCGATCTCGAAACTCTGAATGACCCGGCCGGGGTTGGGATGACCGTAAACGGGGGGCGGCAGGACGGGAAGGGCGATCACCACCGGAAAAATTACGACGAGCTTTGGGCATAGAAATGGCTTAACCAGGCCAAGGGATGAGGAGAGGCACTTTCGCAATTCTAGTCTTTAATTCTGGTCGGCTGCTGGAGCGAACTGTGCCGGGGTATTGAAAGGCACAGATGAGGGACACCCCATGGACTAGGTTGCGGCTAATAAGTATGGCACACTGAGGGGGTAATGCAGCATAACCTCAACTCCATGAATCCCGAACCGGAAATTCGCCACCTCTTGGATTTAATGCCTGCCTCGGGCCGGATGCATTGCAAAATTGTCTCCCGCCAGCTCCAATCCCAAGTGATTCACTACAATCCAGCCTTGCCTTGGTCAGATCGGGTGATTGAAATTAACTTTAATCTCTGGAGTCAGTTACCGCGCCCTTGCCGAGATTTGCTGCTGTTGCGAGCGGTGGCCTGGTTTAACTTAGGGCAACTAATCAAGCTCGATCTCTATCAAGGCCTGGCGGTGGCAGGGGGGGTGGCAGCCGTTGTCGAATTTGTCCAACTGGATCCCGTAGGTATTGTTGTCTCCGGGGGGTTAGCTGCATTTAGTGGACTCCAGGCCTGGCGGAATACGCGGGGATTGGCCGTGGAGATCGCTGCTGATAAAGAAGGGATTCGCTTGGCCCAGCGGCGCGGCTATGCCGAGGATGAGGCTGCTGATTATCTCCTCCAGGCCATAACCGAAACGGCTGCGTTAGAAGGTCGTCCAACTCTGGAGTTTGCCGAACTGGTACGGAGTCAAAACCTGAAGGCCTTAGCGGGGAATCCCCAGGCCATGCCTATGACCAGTCGCAGTCGGCAACGGGTTGAATCCCCATCTCGATAAATTGATAAATTAAGGGTTTCCTTAACTCTGATACTTATGGCATAATTAGAGACCGGCCCACTGATTATCACTTTAGGGAAACACTAGGCAGTCACCATGGCAAAGGCAAAAGGAGCCAGGCTCATTATCACCCTGGAATGCACAGAATGTCGCACCAATACCGATAAGCGGTCGCCAGGCGTATCCCGTTACACCACCATGAAAAATCGTCGGAACACCACCGCTCGGCTAGAGCTGAAAAAATTCTGTCCCCACTGCAACAAACACACGATTCATAAAGAAATTAAGTAGTAGTTGTTTTTCCTCGTCCGACTTACTCCAGCTTTTTAACCTTTACCTGACCTTATTACCCAAACTTGACCTATGGCATTCTTTCGGCGGCGTGTTTCTCCCCTCCAACCTGGTGAACCCATTGATTATAAAGATGTGGATTTACTGCGGCGGTTTATTACCGAACGTGGCAAAATTCTGCCCCGGCGCGTCACAGGTTTAACCGCTAAACAACAACGTCATCTCACCATTGCGATTAAACGGGCCCGTGTCATGGCCTTGTTACCATTCCTGAACCCTGAAGGTTAACTATCACGGGGATGGTCTTTCGGTTTCTCTCAGGTTGAGGACAAATGGCTCTATTGGGATTGAACAGTAGGGCCAGGATCGTTAAGTTCCTCAATCCGTAACATCCGAATATCGCTCACAGAGTCCGCCAACCAAGATGGTTTCTGGCCTATCTTCCAGCTATCTATATTTAGTCTTTGTCCCTGCTCACAGCTCCTTTCAAGATTAGGGTTGGCCTGGGACAAGTTCATTTAAGCTAGGAAAGGACTATCAGCCAAGTTGGATTCGCTCGTGGAAAAGGGCACTTTAGTTGAATTTCGGGTCAATAATCAGCGGCGGCTGGGAGTGGTTGAGCGACCCGAAGGGAAAAAGCACTGGATCGTCATTGATAGCAATCACCAGGCCCACACGCTTCATCCCCGGCAAATTACCTATACCGTCACGGGTGAGCGTTACCAGACCCAGGAAATTCCCCAATTCCAAAAAGCAGTTGAACCATTCCTGGATCCGGAGAGCCTTGAGGTGGCCTGGGAAATTCTCTTAGAAGAAAATCGGGCCGTTAGTCCTGAAAGTCTGGCCCTGCTCTTATTCTCTGGACAAACCCCACTCCAATGTTACGCCGCCCATTATCTACTTTCTGAAGACAAGATCTATTTCAAACAAAAGGCTGAACTCTACGAAGCCCGCCCCACCAGCCAAGTTGCCGAAATTAAACATCAACTGGAAAAAGAACGACAGCGTCAACAGACCAAGGCCCAATTCTTAGCTAAACTTAACCAGGCCCTGGCCCAGGAAACTATCAGTTGGGAGCCAGCAGAGCGGAATAAATTTGAACCTCTGGAACGATTTGCCGCCTTGGGAGACCTGGCCACTCAGAGCCAAATTAATGCTGCTTCTGAACTCTTAACTCAACTTAAACGCCCAACGACGGCCCTAGCTGCTTTTCAACTCTTGGTAGATTTGTCACTATGGAAGCACCATGAGAATTTAGCTCTCCATCGGAGTCAGATTCCGACAGCATTTAAGCCGGAGGTGGTGGACATGGCCCGACACTGTATTAGTAATCCGCCCCCAGATCTGGATGCCCCCATTCGGCAAGATCTGACCCATCTCAAGGTTTATACGATTGATGACGAAAGCACCCAAGAAATTGATGATGGCATTAGTTTAGAAACCCTCCCTAATGGCCAAGAGCGGCTGTGGATTCATATTGCTGATCCGAGTCGCTGGTTACTGTTAGGCGATGGCCTGGAGCAGGAAGCCCGCCGCCGCGCTACCACCGTGTATTTACCCACAGGCATGATTCCCATGTTTCCCCCCGAACTTGCGACTGGGCCAATGAGCTTAGTGGCGGGTAAAACCTGTTGCGCCTTGAGTTTTGGCATCATTTTGCAGCCAGATGGTAGTATTGCGGACTATCAAATTTGTCCCAGCTTGATTAAACCCACCTATCGCCTCACCTATGAGGATGTGGACATGATGCTGGAATTGGCTGTCCAAAATGAGCCAGAGTTGTTAGGCATCGGGGCCTGGATGCAGAAACGCCTGGCCTGGCGACAACAACAAGGGGCGATTCAGATCAATATGCCAGAACCCGAGATTAAAGTCGTTGATGATGAAGTCGATATTCACCCCTTAGCGGATTCTGTGGCCCGTCAATTGGTCGCCGAAATGATGATCCTGACTGGGGAAGTCGCCGCTCGCTTTGGTGAAGCTCAGAATATTCCCTTACCCTTTCGCTCTCAAACCCAGCCCGAACTGCCTCCTGAAGAAGAATTACAACAACTCCCCCCCGGCCCTGTTCGCCAATGTGCCATCCGCCGCTGCATGCCCAAGAGTGAAATGAGTCCAACCCCGAATCGTCATGCCAGTCTCGGCTTAAATGCCTATTGCCAAGTGACTTCCCCAATTCGCCGCTACTCTGATCTCATTGCCCATATGCAGATTAAGGCGCACCTGAGAGGCGATAATGTCCCGTTTGCGGCCCCTGACTTAGGGGAACTGTTATTGGGGGTGGTTGCGGCAGTGCAGGAAACAATTTTGGTGGAGCGGCAAACAACGCGCTACTGGTGTTTGGAATTTCTCCGGCGGCATTCAGATCAGGTGTGGCAAGCCTTGATGTTGCGGTGGCTGCGGGAAGATGATTTGCTTGCCCTGGTGCTACTAGAGGACTTGGGCGTTGAATTAGCCGTGCGGTTCCATCGGGTCGTGGGACTTGGAGAAACCCTCAATTTACGGGTTAGCCGTGTCGATCCCCGTGCCGATCAGATTGCCCTTGAAGAAGTAATCTTAGCTCACACTTAAAGAATCTAATTCAGGCTCAAACCTACCATTCATCCGAGGGTGGAGAACCAGCCGCAGCCTCGTTATCCCGTTTACTCCCTAGCAGATCCAACTTATCTACTTTGATTGTGGGAGAGGAGCGATTTGCACCAGTCGCCCGATCCTGCCAATGGTCAAATTTTAGGGAGCCAGTCACGCCAATTAAGCTACCTTTGTGGACATAGTTAGCCGCAACTTCCGCTGTTTTCCCCCAGATTTCTAGGTTAAACCAATCCGGTGGATCGTCTTTTCGCATCCGGTTCACAGCCAGGGTTAAGCGACATTTGACAGAACCCGACTCAAAATATTTGACATCCGGCTCGCCACCAACTCGGCCAACTAGGGTGACAACGTTAATACTCATGGCTGGGGTAGTCCTAGAATTTTGGAGTTAAGCGTATTGACTCAGTTCTGACATTGAGGATAATCCTGGTCAGTCAAACCTTGGACATTAGTATAGAACAGGTTTTAGCGGATGACACCAGGCCAGGGCGAGGGCAACACTAGACCCTAGTGCAATCACCCACAGTTAGTTCTTAAAGTTCATATCCCCTTGGTAGCCGGATAAATTCGCCAGTTCGGGGAGAGGGCGAGTGCCGCTGTAGTTTTTTTGGGCAATTTCCCAGGTCGGATAACTTTTCACATCCTTAGCCCGACAGAGATCAGGTTGGGGATTTTGCCCCCCCGGATCACATTCCACGTAGGTAATTTGCTTAAAGGCGGTCTTGCCGAACAATTCTTTTTGATCATGGCAATGGGAACACCAATAGGCTCCATACATCACCGCCCCGGCCTGGGTTAAATGCTTAGCCAAACTCATTTCTGCCGGGCCTGAGGTATTAACCACCGGAATCCCCGGCCCTGTGGCTACATCTGCCGCCCGAAAGTTATAAACGCCTAAAGTCCCAATCAGGGTTATCACAATCATAATTAAGCCAGTGAAAAATAGCTGACCCCGATCAGGCCAATCACGCCCGGCCAAGGTGAGTCCCAAAAAGGCCAAGCTAAAGGTTGCCGAGGCAATGCAATACAAACAGGCCGCTTTAATTGCGGTTGCCAGCACATACATTAGGTAGCCGCTAAAGACCGTCATGGCCACGGCCCCAAGAAAGAGGAAGAACCAGGTAATGTTTTCAAGTTTTTGCCGGGTGTCTTTTTGCTCAGGACGACGGAGCGCAAAGGGAGCCAGAGAGAAGCTAAACATCCCGCTGTAGGCCATGAAGCCGAATAAGGCTAGGGGTAAGCCAAAGACTTTTGCCCAAGGACTACTCAGAACCAGATCACAGTCAGCCGTGGGGCAAGCAACCGATTGATCACCAAACGCATGAATCGTTAAATATCCAGTCACGATCATGCCCAGGCCAGCAATGATCCCAATTAAAACCCGTGACCAACGATGTAACCAAGGTGTAGAACGACGACGAGTGACCGGCATAGCACATCTAACCCAATCGCAATAAGTAGCAGTCAGTCCCAGCCAAGGTAGGACATCCCGATCCGATTCTAAACGCAATGGTTAAATCTCAAACGACCCAAGCTCGATCCTGATTGGTGGCACAATTTGAAGTAACCAGACCATCGCAACCAGAATTTGAGGTTGACCCATGATTATTGTGATGAAAAGCGGGACTCCCGACCCAGAAATTGAGCAGGTGTGCGAAACAATGGTGGCCTGGGGGTTTTCACCGGAGAAGATTGTCGGTAAACATAAGGTGGTCATTGGCCTGGTGGGAGATACGGTTGATTTAGATCCCTTGCAAATTCAAGAAAGTAATTCCTGGATTGAGCAGGTGTTACGGGTGGAGCAACCCTTTAAGCGGGCCAGTCGCGACTACCGCCACGGAGAAGCCAGTGAAGTTGTGGTTGAAACCCCCAATGGGCGGATTTATATCGGCGAACATCATCCAGTGGTGGTGGTGGCGGGGCCTTGCTCAGTTGAAAATGAAGCGATGATTATTGCCACGGCCCAACGGGTCAAAGCAGCGGGGGCAAAATTTTTACGGGGCGGGGCCTATAAACCCAGAACCTCGCCTTATGCCTTCCAAGGTCATGGGGAAAGTGCCTTAGAACTCTTAGCCGCCGCGCGAGCCGCCACAGGCCTGGGGATTATTACAGAAGTGATGGATGGTGCGGATCTGGAGAAAATTGTCCAGGTGGCCGATGTGATTCAGGTGGGGGCGCGGAATATGCAAAATTTTTCCCTGCTTAAACAAGTCGGACAGCAGGATAAACCAGTCCTCTTAAAACGGGGGATGGCGGCAACCATTGAAGACTGGTTAATGGCAGCAGAATATATTTTGGCAGCAGGCAACTCCCAGGTGATTCTTTGTGAGCGGGGCATCCGTACCTTTGATCGGCAATATACCCGCAATACGTTGGATTTAAGTTGTATCCCCGTGCTACGTCAACTGACCCATTTACCT is from Synechococcus sp. PCC 6312 and encodes:
- a CDS encoding DUF1816 domain-containing protein; the encoded protein is MKDYETAQSGFSQWLAGLVNDLGLAWWIEIKTESPRCTYYFGPFLSPAEAESEKVGYIEDLQQENAIGIVCEVKRCKPKELTIYDESPFVERSLSGQLR
- a CDS encoding vitamin K epoxide reductase family protein, coding for MPVTRRRSTPWLHRWSRVLIGIIAGLGMIVTGYLTIHAFGDQSVACPTADCDLVLSSPWAKVFGLPLALFGFMAYSGMFSFSLAPFALRRPEQKDTRQKLENITWFFLFLGAVAMTVFSGYLMYVLATAIKAACLYCIASATFSLAFLGLTLAGRDWPDRGQLFFTGLIMIVITLIGTLGVYNFRAADVATGPGIPVVNTSGPAEMSLAKHLTQAGAVMYGAYWCSHCHDQKELFGKTAFKQITYVECDPGGQNPQPDLCRAKDVKSYPTWEIAQKNYSGTRPLPELANLSGYQGDMNFKN
- a CDS encoding ribonuclease HII; the encoded protein is MPITPTLEQESRLWQQGLSRVAGVDEVGRGCWAGPVVAAAVVLPPGLAQADQIPLVRDSKTLNARQRQALAPQIMSQCLRWGLGLATVTEIDWLNIQQATYLAMQRALEQVTPWDYALVDGTLSAKTNLGGAWQAIVRGDTQCYSIACAAILAKVSRDQWLSHLGHRYPEYGWERNKGYGTREHQQALQRLGVTPWHRQSFGPIRAIGFGRGKGEPDRC
- the rlmB gene encoding 23S rRNA (guanosine(2251)-2'-O)-methyltransferase RlmB; the protein is MPKARRNFSGGDRPSRPAAPRLRSSQPRPGHSEFRDRQRDNGEFNNRDRPNRADAQRDFTRPRRPADGDASYGSRRPSPRPGGNFNRDRGDRERSSGYEPREKPRYQDRHSDGDTRYSSERYQDRPRPERSYGRSESQDRPSHRPDNRHERGDRYEDRPRYRQDGPRPAHFRDHPPRSAPTPPRLKQAYPSREDESFQLNGAWGRESADLEPKVMGSATPSGLVPALPHDLAADETPGNPAFGTDAETDLIYGRHAVLTALAGERRFNRIWITAPLRHDPRFLTLLEKAKTNGAVIDVVLPPRLDYLTDQGRHQGVAAQVAAYSYLELADLIAQAQAKTHQPVLIAAEGLNDPQNLGAIIRSAEAFGAQGMIIPQRRAVGITPAVAKVAAGALDHFAVARVVNMNQALETLKEAGFWLYGLAVNGSQPLVETKLTGPVVLVIGAEENGLSLQAQKHCDQLVSIPLLGETESLNASVAAGVALYEVFRQRPKTRTVIDLGIPPTP
- a CDS encoding DUF3318 domain-containing protein — its product is MQHNLNSMNPEPEIRHLLDLMPASGRMHCKIVSRQLQSQVIHYNPALPWSDRVIEINFNLWSQLPRPCRDLLLLRAVAWFNLGQLIKLDLYQGLAVAGGVAAVVEFVQLDPVGIVVSGGLAAFSGLQAWRNTRGLAVEIAADKEGIRLAQRRGYAEDEAADYLLQAITETAALEGRPTLEFAELVRSQNLKALAGNPQAMPMTSRSRQRVESPSR
- a CDS encoding ribonuclease catalytic domain-containing protein, producing MEKGTLVEFRVNNQRRLGVVERPEGKKHWIVIDSNHQAHTLHPRQITYTVTGERYQTQEIPQFQKAVEPFLDPESLEVAWEILLEENRAVSPESLALLLFSGQTPLQCYAAHYLLSEDKIYFKQKAELYEARPTSQVAEIKHQLEKERQRQQTKAQFLAKLNQALAQETISWEPAERNKFEPLERFAALGDLATQSQINAASELLTQLKRPTTALAAFQLLVDLSLWKHHENLALHRSQIPTAFKPEVVDMARHCISNPPPDLDAPIRQDLTHLKVYTIDDESTQEIDDGISLETLPNGQERLWIHIADPSRWLLLGDGLEQEARRRATTVYLPTGMIPMFPPELATGPMSLVAGKTCCALSFGIILQPDGSIADYQICPSLIKPTYRLTYEDVDMMLELAVQNEPELLGIGAWMQKRLAWRQQQGAIQINMPEPEIKVVDDEVDIHPLADSVARQLVAEMMILTGEVAARFGEAQNIPLPFRSQTQPELPPEEELQQLPPGPVRQCAIRRCMPKSEMSPTPNRHASLGLNAYCQVTSPIRRYSDLIAHMQIKAHLRGDNVPFAAPDLGELLLGVVAAVQETILVERQTTRYWCLEFLRRHSDQVWQALMLRWLREDDLLALVLLEDLGVELAVRFHRVVGLGETLNLRVSRVDPRADQIALEEVILAHT
- the rpsR gene encoding 30S ribosomal protein S18, whose translation is MAFFRRRVSPLQPGEPIDYKDVDLLRRFITERGKILPRRVTGLTAKQQRHLTIAIKRARVMALLPFLNPEG
- the rpmG gene encoding 50S ribosomal protein L33, producing the protein MAKAKGARLIITLECTECRTNTDKRSPGVSRYTTMKNRRNTTARLELKKFCPHCNKHTIHKEIK
- a CDS encoding N-acetylmuramoyl-L-alanine amidase; amino-acid sequence: MTDSSGWSSSMVHRWQSQLPKSWLLGILGVLLLGLPAQAGRLQSWRFNSGTNQLEIRTDAPVQPQAQLVFDPTRLVIDLPGVVLGRPQINQSGAGAIRQVRVAQFDPQTTRIVVELAPGYTLNPNDVKFRGLTAQNWLVQIPEPTLMSATNPAPGLPTPPNPAPNQPVATREQPTEITAIQSTSTGFFVATNGKLPTVTKIERSRDRRRIDIDLTNIRFGNGFNNREVRFERFGIGRVRARFGQQQRNPPSVRLTLQVEPNSPDWQIGSSATGGFLVVPSNIATNPLPAPAPENPPPTSGGSIAINAIPPANAQTIPRPAPPGRPLTTIQRVDLGGQELFIQGDRTLFYTVGWEGSAYRIRFRDARLGDIRPPRTGEGSPANLQIRQDNESTISVLLTPSADVKVLGVTRTTGDSIVIQLQRPGQAPPTATSPSQVSVPAPRPFDPDQPLPTPRGANVVVIDPGHGGIDPGAIGIGGIREKDIVLDIGLQVAAILQQQGVQVILTRKSDLPPNVELDLPPRVAMAERARAAVFVSIHANAISMSRPDVNGLETYYAPGRSSRLAAAIHNSILSSVNIRDRSVRAARFYVIRNTSMPAALVETGFVTGAEDAANFNSPAWRSQMAQAIARGILQFLRYGG
- the aroF gene encoding 3-deoxy-7-phosphoheptulonate synthase; translation: MIIVMKSGTPDPEIEQVCETMVAWGFSPEKIVGKHKVVIGLVGDTVDLDPLQIQESNSWIEQVLRVEQPFKRASRDYRHGEASEVVVETPNGRIYIGEHHPVVVVAGPCSVENEAMIIATAQRVKAAGAKFLRGGAYKPRTSPYAFQGHGESALELLAAARAATGLGIITEVMDGADLEKIVQVADVIQVGARNMQNFSLLKQVGQQDKPVLLKRGMAATIEDWLMAAEYILAAGNSQVILCERGIRTFDRQYTRNTLDLSCIPVLRQLTHLPIMIDPSHGTGWAAYVPTMAKAALAADADSLMIEVHPNPAKALSDGPQSLTPDQFDQLMADLAVIGNAVARWPKKTPELAGVL
- a CDS encoding single-stranded DNA-binding protein, with the translated sequence MSINVVTLVGRVGGEPDVKYFESGSVKCRLTLAVNRMRKDDPPDWFNLEIWGKTAEVAANYVHKGSLIGVTGSLKFDHWQDRATGANRSSPTIKVDKLDLLGSKRDNEAAAGSPPSDEW